The stretch of DNA TCAGCCAATTGTCTCGATCCTGGGATATCATTGAGAAATAGGTATCCGTGTTATCAAAGGATTTCCTGCGATTATTTCTAGTATGGAATGAGTCAATCATCCACTTTGGTATCTTTTTGAACAAAAATGGTAATATTGTTCCTCCATTGATCAAGAATTTCGGTCTTTGGGAAGTATCATGATCatccaataaaaataaaaagggttTCAATTTATTCAAATGAACGATTTGAACACCTATTGATTCTAACAACTGATTGCAGAGTTGATCATTCGgacctttcaattcatagatgtgGATCTCGGACCTATGAATGGGGATATTCCCGATACTCACAAAGAAAAGGGGAAGTGACTTGGACAAAAAGGGAAGTGACTTGGACAAAAAGAGAAGTGACTTGGACAAATCTTGTTTGTCGATAGCCTCGGACCAATCAATCGAATATTGATTAATACGTAATCGATTGAACACTACTTGAAAACGGTTCTTCTGTTCAGAAACGAAATGTTCCAAATGTTCCTGGAAATTCTTGCTCCCATTGGAACATTTGTATCTATATGCATCAGGATCCCGATTCATGGATCTCTCGGTTCGAGAAATAAGAGGATCAAACCATTTCTTCTGACTCTTTTTCAAATTCGATAAATGTTGGTTGATCGTATATTTCATTATAGTTATATGATTCAGAGTATCATTTCCTATTCGATCCCTTTGAATTCCATATTCGAAGTTGCGATCGGATCTATTCATTAAAAAGAATCGATTCGATACATTTCTTATGTACCCATAGGTGCTATattggatttgaatcagatttcggATCAATCTATATTGATTGACTGCCTCCATTATGTTGTTGCTAGCAAATACCGCTGTTTTTAGTTTTGGATCTTCCAAATCATTCCCGCAGTAGATCCGGACCGATTTTTTTCTGATCCTTCGATAAAAAGATTCATTCTCTTCATAAAAAAGAGGAGGTAGAACCAATAAAGATTTCTTTTTCGATTCATCTCTGGAGTTGAATACCtcattcaagaattttttttgatccaaccCGTAGGAATCAATAGAAAAGGCAAATCCCCTATGATACACCAGATCCGGCTCGGTTATTGATAGAGTGAATAGATCTGCCATTTCTTGAAATCTCTCTTCTGATTCAAAATCGTGGTGTAACGTGTATCCCCCTTTGTTCCGGTCATGGAATAgatgaaataaatcaaaaaatggattttttttcaagaatgaaATCTTATTGGAACTGTCCATATCCGGTTCATCCTTCGGAACCATATCACATCCCGGATCTGATGAAATAGGATGAATTGAGGCGGTATTTTGTAAATACGTAATTATCTTGAATATATCAACCATTTCTTTATTTTCCGATCGCCTGGAAGGGACAAAAGAAACATCttgttttttcttcaaaaatttctgatCTCTAGTGGACCTCTCAGTAGGATTCGAACCCAGATGAAGTTCTGACCATCTGTCAGAGAAAAAAGAACGAATTGATCTTGTAGGATTCCCAAGAAATTCTTCGATTTCTTCCGGAAGCAGATGATTATTCATCTGCTTCTCACGTTCCGTGAATAGCCGGGACATTGAGGAAGATCCAAAAAGGCATTTCGGGAATCGATCTGATTCTATCTCTGTTCGTTCCGTTTGAAGAAAGGAAGGATCCAAAAGAATCGATCTTTCTTTTAGTTGCTGAATCTCTGTTTGATCGATCAATGTGTGATATTCCGAATCCTCATTTCTAATGGAATCGAAATGATCTATGGATTGATCAGAAGATCCTTTCAATTGGCTAGAATCCCTTACTTGAACGAAAATAGATCTTGTGGAATCATATTGAATATTTGACAATACATTCCGTACCTTGCTAAAAAACCGATCCTTGTTTACCAACCACACATTGTCTAACCAAATCAAATTCTCTCTCGATACGTTCCTCAAAAAATCCGATTCGTGCTGATTCTTCCCCCAACTAACGAAGAGATCTTGGCGGAATTGCCACATATGAAATTGAGCACAATTTTGCAAAGAAATACCCCACTTGTTTCTCGAGAAGAGATGGGAAACATGCTCAATATCATTTGATTGAATAGTTGCCTCAGCTCCTTGTTGTTTGAAGAAAACCTCCCCTTCAATTGGTCTTTTTTCACGAAAAGCAGACATGAGATAACAAATCAAGTCTTTCCCTAAGATTTCGAATAGCTGTCCCGAATTCAAGTTGATTATGTTTCGCTTCTTCCTCGGAGAAAGACGATCAAACAATTCCCAATCATGGTCCTTGCGGATCGGATCATCCGTATAGGATAAAAAAAGAAACTCCAGATATTTGCTATCTTTCTCTTTGAATGAGATCTCAATTCCAGCTACGGTTTCATTAGATATCTTACAACTAGAATCCCTCTTTTTTCCGATCCGGTTCCTCCACCACCGCGAACTCCGGTTAGATTCAGGCATGATACACTTTTTATTTATTGGGAGAACCCAAGTACTCTCTTGCGGATCCATGAAACAACTCTCAGAAATCTTTTTCCCTTTTGGAAGATACAGGAGCGAAACGATCAACCTATTGATATTGGAAGACCAAAAAGATTCTTCCAATGTCTCATTTCTGGGTCCAATGGAATTCATAGGTATAGGAAGAATAGGTATAGGAAGAAGCCCCATCAAATAGAGATTTTTTCTTTCGACCATCTTTCGATTGTTAATACGAGATATAAGGACCGCTACTACAAGCAGTACTACACCTTTGATCGTGAAATATCGATTGCTTGTTGAACCCCGTGAATCACGTGAAAGTAGGATACTCCAAATTCGGGGGTCAAAGAGTTTCATAAAACGTTCTTGGTGGAAAAAAATGTGAGTGAAAGATCccactgaatcgaatttgatccaTGAATCTAAGAAATAGTGAGAATTCTTGATCTCTCTCAATATCTCTCTCAATTCGAAGATCCAGGATTTGAATTGATGTCCTTTCATTGATTCCTCCTAAAGATTTCATTTCAATTGGAATTTGGTTATTCACGATGTACGATGATCCCTTTTAAGCATCCATGGCTGAATGGTTAAAGCGCCCAACTCATAATTGGCAAATTCGTAGGTTCAATTCCTGCTGGATGCACACCAATGGGAACGTTCAATAAGTCTATTGGAATTGGCTCTGTATCAATGGAATCTCATCATCCATACATAACGAATTGGTATATTCATACCATAACATATGAACAGTAAGAACTAGAATTCTTATCGATACTGGAACTCATAGGGAAGAAAATGGATTTATGGATGGAATCAAATATGCAGTATTTACAGAAAAAAGTATTCGGTTATTGGGGAACAATCAATATACTTCTAATGTCGAATCAGGATCAACTAGGACAGAAATAAAGCATTGGGTCGAACTCTTCTTTGGTGTCAAGGTAATAGCTATGAATAGTTATCGACTCCCGGGAAAGGGTAGAAGAATGGGACCTATTATGGGACATACAATGCATTACAGACGTATGATCATTACGCTTCAACCGGGTTATTCTATTCCACCTCTTATAGAGAAAAGAACTTAAAGCAAAATACTTAATAACACGGCGATACATTTATACAAAACTTCTACCCCGAGCACACGCAATGGAGCCGTAGACAGTCAAGTGAAATCCAATCCACGAAATAATTTGATCTATGGACAGCATCGTTGTGGTAAAGGTCGTAATGCCAGAGGAATCATTACCGCAAGGCATAGAGGGGGAGGTCATAAGCGCCTATACCGTAAAATCGATTTTCGACGGAATGAAAAAGACATATCCGGTAGAATCGTAACCATAGAATACGACCCTAATCGAAATGCATACATTTGTCTCATACACTATGGGGATGGTGAGAAGAGATATATTTTACATCCCAGAGGGGCTATAATTGGAGATACCATTGTTTCTGGTACAGAAGTTCCTATATCAATGGGAAATGCCCTACCTTTGAGTGCGGTTTGAACTATTGATTTACGTAATTGGAAGTAACCAATTAGGTTTACGATGAAACCTAGAAATCGATCACTGATCCAATTTGAGTACCTCTACGGGATAGACCTCAACAGAAAACTGTTGAGTAACGGCAGCAAGTGATTGAGTTCAGTAGTTCCTCATAGAAAATTATTGACTCTAGAGATATGGTAATATGGAGAAGACAAAATTGTTTGAAGCACGCACAGAACCGGAAGCGCCCCTTGTTTCAAAGAGAGGAGGACGGGTTATTCACATTTAATTTGATGGTCAGAGGCGAATTGAAAGCTAAGCAGTGGTAATTAAGATCCCCGggggaaaaagagagatgtcTCCTACGTTACCCGTAATATGTGGAAGTATCGACGTAATTTCATAGAGTCATTCGGTCTGAATGCTACATGAAGAACATAAGCCAGATGACGGAACGGGGAGACCTAGGATGTAGAAGATCATAACATGAGTGATTCGGCAGATTTGGATTCCTATATATCCACTCATGTGGTACTTCATCATACGATTCATATAAGATCCATCTGTCTAGATATCATCATATACATCTAGAAAGCCGTATGCTTTGGAAGAAGCTTGTACAGTTTGGGAAGGggtttttattgataaaaaagaAGAATCTACTTCAACCGATATGCCCTTAGGCACGGCCATACATAACATAGAAATCACACTTGGAAAGGGTGGACAATTAGCTAGAGCAGCAGGTGCTGTAGCGAAACTGATTGCAAAAGAGGGTAAATCGGCCACATTAAGATTACCATCTGGGGAGGTCCGTTTGATATCCAAAAACTGCTTAGCAACAGTCGGACAAGTGGGTAATGTTGGGGTGAACCAAAAAAGTTTGGGTAGAGCCGGATCTAAGTGTTGGCTAGGTAAGCGTCCTGTAGTAAGAGGAGTAGTTATGAACCCTGTAGACCATCCCCATGGGGGCGGTGAAGGGAGAGCCCCAATTGGTAGAAAAAAACCCACAACCCCTTGGGGTTATCCTGCGCTTGGAAGAAGAAGtaggaaaaggaaaaaatataGTGATAGTTTTATTCTTCGTCGCCGTAAATAGGAATATTGAAAAtcgaattttttttggaatttgaaATAATGTGATGGGCGAACGACGGGAATTGAACCCGCGCATGGTGGATTCACAATCCACTGCCTTGATCCACTTGGCTACATCCGCCCCTTATCTAGCTAAaggattttctcttttttttcatcattattgTATTTATTCTGACCTCCATACTTAGATCGAGATATTGGACATAGAATGCCAATCTTTAAAATGTAAAAAAAAGGAGTAATCAGCTGTGACACGTTCactaaaaaaaaatccttttgtaGCTAATCATTTAGCGGGAAAAATTGAAAAACTCAACATGAGGGAGGAGAAAGAAATAATAGTAACTTGGTCTCGGGCATCTACCATTATACCCACAATGATTGGCCATACAATCGCTATTCATAATGGAAAGGAAAATTTACCTATTTATATAACAGATCGTATGGTAGGTCACAAATTGGGAGAATTCGCGCCTACTCTGACTTTCGCGAGACATGCAAGAAACGACAATAAATCTCGTcgttaaattattaaaattttaataatatttttgaatattaaataataatagaaatattattaatataaataaaaaaagtaaaataaaatataaaaaaaaaagaaaaatactaaAAAAGTACTTACTAATACTTATGTGTTGTGTGCAAAACACTATTGAATCAAACAATGGAGCAATACCCAACTAAAACAAGATATTGGGTATTGCTCcattccttcaacgattcatataCACTAAGACAAAAGTCTTATCCATTTGTAGATGGAACTTCGACAGCAGCTAGGTCTAGAGGGAAGTTGTGAGCATTACGTTCATGCATTACTTCCATACCAAGGTTAGCACGATTGATGATATCAGCCCAAGTGTTGATAACACGACCCTGACTGTCAACTACAGATTGGTTGAAATTGAAACCATTTAGGTTGAAAGCCATAGTACTAATACCTAAAGCAGTGAACCAGATACCTACTACAGGCCAAGCAGCCAAGAAGAAATGTAAGGAACGAGAATTGTTGAAACTAGCATATTGGAAGATCAATCGGCCAAAATAACCATGAGCAGCTACGATATTATAAGTTTCTTCCTCTTGACCGAATCTGTAACCCGCATTAGCAGATTCGTTTTCAGTGGTTTCCCTGATCAAACTAGAGGTTACCAAGGAACCATGCATAGCACTGAATAGGGAGCCGCCGAATACACCAGCTACACCCAACATGTGAAATGGATGCATAAGGATGTTGTGTTCCGCCTGGAATACAATCATGAAGTTGAAAGTACCAGATATTCCTAAAGGCATACCATCAgagaaacttccttgaccaatagGGTAGATCAAGAAAACAGCAGTAGCAGCTGCAACAGGAGCTGAATATGCAACAGCAATCCAAGGACGCATACCCAGGCGGAAACTAAGTTCCCACTCACGACCCATGTAACAAGCTACACCAAGTAAGAAGTGTAGAACAATTAGCTCATAAGGACCGCCATTGTATAACCACTCATCAACAGATGCCGCTTCCCATATCGGATAAAAATGCAAACCGATAGCTGCAGAAGTCGGAATAATGGCACCAGAGATAATATTGTTTCCATAAAGTAGAGAACCAGAAACTGGTTCACGAATACCATCAATATCTACTGGAGGAGCAGCAATGAAGGCGATAATGAATACAGAAGTTGCGGTCAATAAGGTAGGGATCATCAAAACACCGAACCATCCAATGTAAAGACGGTTTTCAGTGCTGGTTATCCAGTTGCAGAAGCGACCCCATAGGCTTGTACTTTCGCGTCTCTCTAAAATTGCAGTCATGGTAAGATCTTGGTTTATTCAATTTTCAAGGACTCCCAAGCACACGTATTAACTAGAAATGAGATAGATAATAGAAGGCTTGTTATTTAACAGTATAACATGTCTTATATGCCAATGTCAACCAATCTCAACAGATATATATCTCTATGACTAAATCCCACAAAACAATTTGTAAATAAAGTgaattaaaatagaaaaaaatctttcttttttccaTATGGGTTGCCCGGGACTCGAACCCGGAACTAGTCGGATGGAGTAGATAACTTTTCTTTGTTGGAATAGAGGAAAAGATCCCTCCCCAAACCGTGCTTGCATTTTTCATTGCACACGACTTTACCTATGTATAATATAAAACTTGGGTCCCGAGAAGATAATAATTTTGACTACTCAGTTGATTCAACCACTACATTACTATTACTGCAATGAGCATTTCAGAatgaaaattcatgaatttttttctctcttgatcaTTTATAGATCATTTCTATTCTATTCATAAGTCTCATCACGTCACCAAACCCATTATGAATAATTCACCAGGTCATTGATACGGATAATATCCAAATACCAAATACGTTCTATATGTGATTCATGTAAAGAAAAAGAAGTTGTTTTTGGGAAGATCAAAGAAACAACTTGTTCTTCTTCCGTAAAGAATTCTTCTAATAATCCCGAACCTAATCTTTGCAAAAAAGCGCGTACCATACTTTTATGTTTACGAGCCAAAGTTCTAGCACACGAAAATCGAAGTATATACTTTATTCGATACAAACTCTGTTTTTTTGAGGATCCACTGTGATAATGAGAAAGATTTCTACATATCCGACCAAATCGATCAATAATATCGCAATCTGATAAATTGGTCCAGATCGGCTTACTAATAGGATGCCCCGATACGGTACAAAATTTAGCTTTAGACAATGATCCAATAAGAGGAATAACAGGGACTCTGGTATCGAATTTTTTAATAACAGTATCTATTAGAAATGAATTCTCTAGCATTTGATTCCTTACCGCCGAAGGATTTATTAGTACACTTGAAAGATAACCTAGAAAATAGAAAGAACAGCTTGATAATTGGTTTATATGGATCCTGTACGGTTGAGACCAAAAGTGAAAATAATATTGCCAGAAATTGACAAGATGACATTTCCATTTCTTCATCAGAAGATGAGTCCCCTTTGAAACCAGAATTGCTTTTCCTTGATATCGAACATAATGCATGAAGGGATCCTTGAAGAACCATAGGGTCTTCTGAAAATAATTACGGCGCACTACTATAAGATGTTCGATTTTTCCATAGAAATGTGTTCGCTCAAGAAAGGCTCCAGAAGATGTTAATCGTAAATAAGAAGATTGTTTACGAAGAAAAACTAATACAAATTCGCATTCAGATACATAAGAATTATATGGGAACCGAAAtagtcttttattttcttttgaaaaaaaaatagaattattcGGAGTAATAAGACTATTCCAATTATGATATTCGTGAAGAAAGAATCGCAATAAATGTAAAGAAGGAACATCTTGGATCCAGCATTGAAGGATTTGAACCAAGATTTTCAGATGGATGGGATAAGGTATTAGTATATCTGACACATAATTTAAATGCGACAATTTGTCCTCCAAAAAGGGAAATATTGAATGAATAGATCGTAAATTCAAATTCTgagattttggtatttttttttcttcgagGGAAGATACTAATCGCAGCAAGATTGGAATTTCCACAATGACTGCAAAACCTTCCAATATCATCTGAGAAtaaaaatgaaaatcaaaataattgTTGTGCCCAACGAATCGATTTTGGTTAGAATCATTAACCGAATAAATCAAATAATTCTGTTGATACATTCGAATAATTGAACGTTTCACAAGTACTGAACTAGATTTATTGTCATAACCAAAAATTTCCGTGGATTCGTAAAAAATCGAACCATTTAAACCACGATCAATGAGCAAATGTGTAAATATACTCCTTAAAGAGAAGCGGATATAGAAAGTGTTGTTGCCGAGATCTATCTTTTTCTAAATATCCTTGTAATTCTTCCATTTCCATTTCTACTTGAACCAGAGGCAGGACCCATTTCATTTTTTGGGTTATCAAATGATACATAGTGCAATATGGTCAGAACAgggtatatattatgtatataattacagtaagaaaaaaatatatatatcccaCAAACAAAGGAAACAGGGGAGTCCAATCAACAGATctttttcctctccttttctATCCAATTGGTTTATGTTCGTTATAATTACAAGAGGGTCAAAAATCCTTTATTTTTGCAACTCAATCGCTCTTTTGACTTTGGAATAAATTCTCTTTATCAGTATACTGTTTCTTCTACACATCCGTCTCCAATccataataaagaataattaggattcattaaaaaaaaagaaagaaaatcaatggTCCACTCACAAAAGAACCCACCCTTTCCCGCATCAGGCACTAATCTATCTTTAACGTCTAATTAGATCGGGTAATCATTCAAATTAAGAACAAAAGCTCGTTGCTTTTTATTTCACCAGAATTAGAGCCATAGGGCTCTATCCATTTATTCACTAGACCCAACTGTAaatgggaatttttttttcacttccaaaaagaaaaaaaatttgtaacGATCCGGTAAGGATAAACTCAAAGTTCtactttaattaaataataaattaaataataaattaaataataaattaaataattaataattaaataataaaaaaaataataatattttatacgaCATGCTGTTTTTTCCATTCATTACCTTTGAGGATCAGTCGTGGTCTTATAGACTCTACCAATAGTCTGGACGAATCTGTTGCTTCATCCAAATGTGTAAAAGATCATAGTCGCACTTAAAAGCCGAGTACTCTACCGTTGAGTTAGCAACCCGAATAAAATAAATAGGATATGTAAATACggtcaaaataaaaaaatcaattgaaTTGCACTGCACGACCCCGTCAAAACATTGAACTAGAACAAATCGAAAAGAAAGATTTGTTGATCAATTAAAAACACCAAAATACCAAAATGGACAGATCAGATTAAACAACAACAGATTCCCAATAGAGATGTCAAAATTGTGACAAACCACcattttatttatcaattttcttttctttttcgttAAGAAAATACATCTTGTATGCCAGTAAATCCGGTAGGGCAAACCCATCATTTGACTGaagtgaaggaaagaaaaaaccaATATGGGGTGGAGATAAACGGATCTATTTATCTACGATCGAATTATATTTCTTCGATGCACCATTGTCAATATGAATCCAATGTTAAGAAAACAAATTTAAGTAAATCAAATAAGGACTTGTGTTGGATTGGCACAACATaaacataaataataaatttggatgaaaaaaaaaaatacgaaagaggtaaagtaaagaaaaaatctcGGGTTTATTCAATCAATAGAGGTACAATAAGCAAGATTAACCCCTTATTTGTTGGTggattcccgcaacaaacaaaacaagaaaaaaagtaAATTAAGTATGAATACAGCAAGAAAAAGGCAAATTGTGTGTAAATAATTACACAAAGATAGATACTAGttaccccccccttttttttttatttattaattttgtttttttcctttaattaacTCGAATCGAAGTTCTTTCTTGAAATAATTCTGCCTTCCTTAAAATATCACAAACAGTTCCCGTAGGTTGAGCACCTTTTTCAAGGAAATATAGAATAAGAGGAACATTTAAATAAGTTTGATTCTTTATCGGATCGT from Elaeis guineensis isolate ETL-2024a unplaced genomic scaffold, EG11 Super_Scaffold_1000265, whole genome shotgun sequence encodes:
- the LOC140854594 gene encoding large ribosomal subunit protein uL2cz/uL2cy-like, whose translation is MGTFNKSIGIGSVSMESHHPYITNCKILNNTAIHLYKTSTPSTRNGAVDSQVKSNPRNNLIYGQHRCGKGRNARGIITARHRGGGHKRLYRKIDFRRNEKDISGRIVTIEYDPNRNAYICLIHYGDGEKRYILHPRGAIIGDTIVSGTEVPISMGNALPLKSTSTDMPLGTAIHNIEITLGKGGQLARAAGAVAKLIAKEGKSATLRLPSGEVRLISKNCLATVGQVGNVGVNQKSLGRAGSKCWLGKRPVVRGVVMNPVDHPHGGGEGRAPIGRKKPTTPWGYPALGRRSRKRKKYSDSFILRRRK